One genomic window of Ctenopharyngodon idella isolate HZGC_01 chromosome 18, HZGC01, whole genome shotgun sequence includes the following:
- the pgpep1l gene encoding pyroglutamyl-peptidase 1 encodes MDTASEIVVVTGFAPFRQYVVNPSWEAAKGLKMAGLGLGIDVHIMEIPVSYAKSQQVLDHIWQTMTPKVVIHLGIAPGAKGITLEQTGKNHYYKDRDVSGLCPVHHCCIEGGPERLDSIIDMRSLSKHLKNMGLDVIYSRDAGRYLCDFVYYYSLHHGQGRAVLIHVPASGSLASPERLVPQLQTIIHTLLRQLGSSEHTTSEYVHTAHR; translated from the exons ATGGACACTGCTAGTGAAATTGTAGTTGTAACAG GTTTTGCCCCTTTCCGACAATATGTAGTGAATCCAAGTTGGGAGGCAGCTAAG GGATTGAAGATGGCAGGACTTGGATTGGGCATAGATGTCCATATTATGGAGATTCCTGTCAGTTATGCAAAATCACAACAAGTCCTTGATCATATCTGGCAAACAATGACTCCAAAG GTTGTTATCCATTTGGGCATAGCCCCAGGAGCCAAAGGCATTACACTGGAGCAAACAGGCAAGAACCACTACTACAAAGACAGAGATGTGAGTGGTCTTTGCCCTGTTCATCATTGCTGTATTGAGGGAGGACCAGAACGACTGGACTCTATCATAGACATGAGGTCCCTTAgcaagcatttaaaaaatatgggaCTTGATGTCATCTACTCCAGAGATGCTGGGAG GTACCTGTGTGATTTTGTATACTACTATTCACTGCACCATGGGCAGGGAAGGGCTGTGCTGATCCATGTGCCAGCCTCAGGCAGCCTGGCAAGCCCAGAGAGACTGGTACCACAACTCCAGACCATCATCCACACTCTGTTACGCCAGCTGGGCAGCTCTGAACACACAACCTCAGAGTACGTGCACACAGCACACAGGTAG